A window of Panthera leo isolate Ple1 chromosome D2, P.leo_Ple1_pat1.1, whole genome shotgun sequence contains these coding sequences:
- the MMRN2 gene encoding multimerin-2: MILTLLLGLGGPLGWGLLGACAKASGSRFSDPHSSRPPAVWRAEAEDIGGDPVRRNWCPYQKSRLVTFVAACKTEKFLVHSQQPCPQETPDCQKVKVMYRMIHKPVYKVKQKVLASVAWKCCPGFSGSDCRHYDPTAVLEPEDPGDGLQESWDGPVGFEPGHLAAEISDTMVPQEDLQNDIHQVADSLPGLWKALESNVTAATMEANQTEPVLPGRSLEQVLLPHMDAFLRVHFSPIWSSFNESLHSLSQAIRNLSLDVEANQQAIRGVQESTVARADFQELGAKFETKVQDNAQRVGKLRQDVEERMHAQHLSLQQSLSEVHADVDAKLKRFLKAQGPVGTNGSLVPVAAGAAARPEPESLQARLGQLQRNLSALHAAAGRREEELRGILADMQATLAQHVEEIKELYSESDETFDQISQVEHKLLELQVNHTALRELRVILMEKSLIMEENKEEIERQLLELNLTIQHLHGTNADLIKYVKDCDCQKLYLDLNATRALEEAQVGPDERRRLEGSSLQALSDAVAALSRAVDERRAEGERARADGARLRSQLRALDGEASALRAAHGEMRRELGQLHGYFKALLDDALRHEAVLAALFGEEVMEEMSEQVPGPLPLRYEQIRVGLQDAASGLQEQALAWDALAARVAALEAAAEAAGGRDASPGEAGGRVPAGLAQELERLDADLQRVGRCCEASGVSSLNSSLEGLQEALSATERDLEQHQRLFHSLFGNFQGLLAVNVSLDLGKLQAMLSKKGKKRQKGLEASRRRDRKEAEPRADAHIKGPVLWEAGSPVAFYASFSEGTTALQTVKFNTTYVNIGSSYFPEHGYFRAPERGVYLFAVSIEFGPGPGTGQLVFGGHHQTPVGSTEERKGGSTATTFAMAELQKGERVWFELTQGSVVKRHPPGTTFGGFLMFKT; the protein is encoded by the exons TAACTGGTGCCCTTACCAGAAGTCTAGGCTGGTCACCTTTGTAGCTGCTTGCAAAACAGAGAAATTCCTTGTCCACTCACAGCAGCCATGTCCACAGGAGACTCCGGACTGCCAGAAAGTCAAAGTCAT GTACCGCATGATACACAAGCCGGTGTACAAGGTCAAGCAGAAGGTTCTGGCTTCCGTGGCCTGGAAGTGCTGCCCAGGCTTTTCAGGCTCTGACTGCCGACACTACG ATCCCACGGCAGTCCTTGAGCCCGAGGATCCAGGGGATGGCCTCCAGGAGTCTTGGGATGGGCCAGTCGGCTTTGAACCAG GCCACCTGGCTGCAGAGATCAGCGACACCATGGTGCCACAGGAGGATCTCCAGAACGACATTCACCAGGTGGCAGACAGCCTCCCAGGCCTGTGGAAGGCGCTGGAAAGCAACGTCACAGCTGCGACCATGGAGGCAAATCAGACAGAGCCTG TGCTTCCTGGCAGATCCCTGGAGCAGGTGCTACTGCCCCACATGGACGCCTTCCTGCGAGTGCATTTCAGCCCCATTTGGAGCAGCTTCAACGAAAGCCTGCACAGCCTCTCCCAGGCCATAAGAAACCTCTCTCTTGACGTGGAGGCCAACCAGCAGGCCATCCGGGGGGTCCAGGAGAGCACGGTGGCCAGAGCTGACTTCCAGGAGCTTGGTGCCAAATTTGAGACCAAGGTGCAGGACAACGCCCAGAGAGTGGGAAAGCTGCGGCAGGACGTGGAGGAGCGCATGCACGCCCAGCACCTCTCCCTGCAGCAGTCCCTCTCCGAGGTCCACGCGGATGTGGACGCCAAGTTGAAGAGGTTCCTTAAGGCCCAAGGGCCCGTGGGGACCAACGGCAGCCTGGTCCCCGTGGCGGCGGGGGCAGCGGCAAGGCCAGAGCCCGAGAGCCTGCAGGCCAGGCTGGGCCAGCTGCAGAGGAACCTCTCAGCGCTGCACGCGGCCGCCGGCCGCAGGGAAGAGGAGTTGCGGGGCATCCTGGCGGACATGCAGGCCACCCTGGCGCAGCACGTGGAAGAGATCAAGGAGCTGTACTCGGAATCCGATGAGACCTTCGATCAGATCAGCCAGGTGGAGCACAAGCTGTTGGAGCTGCAGGTGAACCACACGGCGCTGCGAGAGCTGCGGGTGATCCTGATGGAGAAGTCGCTGATCATGGAGGAGAACAAGGAGGAGATAGAGCGGCAGCTCCTGGAGCTCAACCTCACCATCCAGCACCTGCACGGCACCAACGCCGACCTCATCAAGTACGTCAAGGACTGCGACTGCCAGAAGCTCTACTTGGACCTGAACGCCACGCGGGCCCTGGAGGAGGCGCAGGTGGGCCCGGACGAGCGGCGCCGGCTCGAGGGCTCGTCCCTGCAGGCCCTGAGCGACGCCGTGGCCGCCCTGTCGCGGGCGGTGGACGAGCGGCGGGCGGAGGGCGAGCGGGCGCGGGCCGACGGGGCGCGGCTGCGGAGCCAGCTGCGGGCGCTGGACGGCGAGGCGAGCGCGCTGCGGGCGGCGCACGGGGAGATGCGGCGCGAACTCGGCCAGCTGCACGGCTACTTCAAGGCCCTGCTGGACGACGCGCTGCGGCACGAGGCCGTGCTGGCCGCCCTTTTCGGAGAGGAGGTGATGGAGGAGATGTCCGAGCAGGTGCCCGGCCCGCTGCCGCTGCGCTACGAGCAGATCCGCGTCGGCCTGCAGGACGCCGCCAGCGGGCTGCAGGAGCAGGCGCTCGCCTGGGACGCCCTGGCCGCCCGCGTGGCGGCCCtggaggcggcggcggaggcggcgggggGCCGCGATGCGTCGCCGGGGGAGGCCGGCGGGCGGGTCCCCGCCGGGCTGGCGCAGGAGCTGGAGCGCCTGGACGCCGACCTCCAGAGGGTGGGCCGTTGCTGCGAGGCCTCCGGGGTCTCCTCCCTCAACAGCTCCCTGGAGGGCCTGCAGGAGGCGCTGTCCGCCACCGAGCGCGACTTGGAGCAGCACCAGCGCCTCTTCCACAGCCTCTTCGGAAACTTCCAAGGGCTTTTGGCAGTCAACGTCAGCCTGGACCTGGGGAAGCTGCAGGCCATGCTgagcaagaaagggaagaagCGGCAGAAAGGTCTGGAAGCTTCCCggaggagggacaggaaggaagcagagccCAGGGCGGATGCACATATCAAAGGGCCCGTGCTTTGGGAAGCAG GCTCCCCTGTAGCCTTCTACGCCAGCTTTTCAGAAGGGACGACTGCCCTGCAGACGGTGAAGTTCAACACTACCTACGTCAACATTGGCAGCAGCTACTTCCCCGAACATGGCTACTTCCGAGCCCCCGAGCGTGGGGTCTACCTGTTTGCAGTGAGCATTGAATTTGGCCCAGGGCCAGGTACGGGGCAGCTGGTGTTTGGAGGTCACCATCAGACCCCTGTCGGTTCCACTGAGGAGCGGAAGGGCGGAAGCACGGCAACAACCTTTGCCATGGCCGAGCTGCAAAAAGGCGAGAGAGTGTGGTTTGAGTTAACCCAGGGATCCGTAGTAAAGAGACACCCGCCAGGCACGACATTCGGGGGATTCCTTATGTTCAAGACCTGA